In Myxococcota bacterium, the DNA window ACGCCGCCGACAGTCGCGATTCGATCGTGGCGCTGCTGGTCGAGTCGGGCCAGTGGACGGCGCTGCGTCGGCGGCCCTTCGCGAAGGTGCCGAACCCCAGCGAGGTGCCGCACTCGGTCTTCGTGACGGCGATCGACACGAATCCGCTGGCGCCGCTGCCCGACGTGGTGATCGAGAAGCGCCGCGAGGATTTCCTCCGCGGACTCGAGATCGTCGCAAAGCTCAGCCCGAGCAAGACCTACCTGTGCATCGGCCCGAACTCCGACGCCGACGAGGGTGTTCCCGAGAAGATCACGGTCGAGCGGTTCACGGGCCCCCACCCGGCGGGCAACGCGGGTATGCACATCCACACGCTCGATCCGGTGAACCGCGAGAAGTGCGTCTGGCAGATCGGCTACCAGGACGTGATCGCGATCGGTCACCTCTTCGCCACTGGGGAACTGGACGTGACCCGGGTGGTCTCGATCGGCGGCCCGGTCGTCGCCGACCCGCGCCTCGTGGAGGCCCGGCTCGGCGCCTCGGTCGATGACCTGGCGGGCGACGAGGGCAACGGCCAGGACGTCCGCACGATCGCAGGCTCGGTCTGGAGCGGGAAGACGGCGTCGGGCGAGGTGTTCGGATACCTCGGGCGCTACCACAACCAGGTGTCCGTGCTGGCCGAGGGACGCGAACGCGTCTTCCTGGGCTGGCTCACGCCGGGTTGGAACGCCTTCTCATCGATCCCGATCTACCTCTCGCGGATGATGAAGAAGAAGTTCGACTTCACCACCACGACGAACGGCTCGCCGCGGACGATGGTGCCGATCGGGATGTACGAGCAGGTGATGCCCATGGACATCCTGCCGACCTTCCTGCTGCGGTCTCTGGTGGTGGGCGACATCGAAGAGGCCGAAAAGCTCGGCGCTCTCGAGCTCGAGGAAGAAGATCTCGCGCTCTGCTCCTTCGTGTGTCCCGGAAAGACCGACTACGGTCCGCTGCTCCGGAAGAACCTCGAAATGATCGAGAAAGAAGGCTGATGAAGATCCTCCGCGATCTCCACGACAAAGCCGACCCGCTCTTCGCGAAGGGCGGGCCGTTGGAGAAGCTCTACCCGCTCTGGGAAGCCCACGACACGGCGATGTTCACGCCGGGGGAAGTCACTCGCACGGCCCCTCACGTTCGCGACGGCCTCGACCTGAAGCGCATGATGATCACCGTCGTCGTCGCGCTCGTGCCCTGCATCGTGTTCGCCATGTACAACACGGGCTACCAGGCGATGCTCGCCATCTCGGAGGGGGCCGCGCCGCTCGACGACTGGCGCATGGCGATCTACCAGGGCCTCGGACTCTCCTTCGACCACACCTATCCGATCCTCTGCGTGATCTTCGGCGCGCTCTACTTCCTGCCGGTCTGGATCGCGGGCATGATCGTGGGCGCCGTGGTCGAGATCGGCGGCGCGATCATCCGCGGCCACGAAGTGAACGAGGGCTTCCTCGTCACCGGCATGCTCCTGCCCCTGACCCTGCCGCCCACCATCCCGCTCTGGATGGTCGTGCTCGGCATGGCCTTCGGCCTGATCTTCGGGAAGGAGGTCTTCGGCGGGACGGGCACCAACTTCCTGAATCCGGCGCTCACCGCGCGCGCCTTCCTCTTCTTCGCCTACCCGGCGTGGATGAGCGGCGACGCGCCCTGGATCGCCGCCGACTTCCTGAGCGTCGACTCGTTCAGCGGCGCCACCTGGCTGGCCCAGGCGGCGGTGACGCCGGGCGCCCTCGAGAACGCGAGCTTTGCCGATGCCTTCTGGGGCTTCGTCCCGGGTTCGATGGGAGAGACCTCGGCGTTCGGTGCCCTGTTGGGCATGGGGATCCTGCTGGTCACCCGGATCGGGTCCTGGCAGACGATCACCGGCGTGACCCTCGGTACGATCGTGATGGCCTCGATGCTGAATGGCATCGGCTCGAGCACGAACCCGATGTTCGAGGTGCCTTTCTGGTGGCACATGGTGCTGGGCGGCTGGGCCTTCGGGATGGTCTACATGGCTACCGACCCGGTGTCCTCGGCTTTCACCTCGCAGGGGAAGTTCGTCTACGGGCTCGGGATCGGCGTGCTCGTGATCCTGATCCGGGTGGTCAACCCGGCGTATCCCGAGGGCATGATGCTGGCGATCCTGTTCATGAACATGTTCGCCCCGCTCTGCGACCACGTCGTCAAGAACGCGAACGTGCAACGGAGGCTCGCGCGCAGTGGAGCATAGTTCCCGCTACATCGTGGGCTTCGCGGCGGCCGTCTGCGGGGTCTGTTCGATCTTCGTGGCCACGGCAGCCGTGTCCCTGAAGGACCGTCAGGAGCTCAACGCTCAGCTCGACGTGCAGAAGAAGGTGCTCGAGTTGGTCGGTCTGATGGAGCCGGGCGCCAGCCTGGAGACCGAGGAGATCCAGACGCTCTACCGCGACAGCATCGAAGCCCGCGTGGTGAACCTGGCGACCGGCAGCATCGTCGAGGACGTCGATCCGGCGCTCTTCGATCAGCGCGCTGCTGCGGCCGACCCGGACACGAGCCGCGAGGCGCCACCGAACCAGGCGAAGGTGCGCCGCGTCCCCGAACAGGGACTGGTCTACCTGCTCCGTGAGGATGGTCAGATCAAGACGCTCGTCTTCCCGGTCGAAGGGAAGGGACTGTGGTCGACTCTCTACGGCTTCCTCGCCCTCGAGTCCGACGCCCGGACGGTCGCCGGCATCACCTTCTACGAGCACGGCGAGACGCCGGGCCTGGGCGGTGAAGTCGACAACCCGCGCTGGAAGGCGCTGTGGAAGGGCCGCAAGGCCTTCGACGAGCAGTGGCAGGTGGCGCTCAAGGTCAAGAAGGGCGCCGCGGGCCCGGTCGAAGCGGATCCCTACCAGGTGGACGGCCTCTCGGGCGCCACCATCACCAGCCGCGGCGTGAGCGGCCTGGTGTCGTTCTGGCTCGGGCGGGAGGGCTACGGGTCGTATCTCGAGCAGTACCGCTCCGAAAGGGGAATCTAGTGGCATCCGAAAGTCGGGACGCGCTTCTCGACCCGCTCTTCAACAACAACCCGATCGCCCTGCAGGTGCTCGGGATCTGCTCGGCACTGGCCGTGACGACGAAGATGGAGACGGCCTTCGTGATGACGCTCGCCGTCATCTTCGTGCTGGTCTTCTCGAATCTCTCGGTCAGCCTGATCCGGAATCTGATCCCTTCGAGCATCCGCATCATCGTGCAGCTGACGATCATCGCCTCATTGGTGATCATCGCGGACCAGGTGCTCAAGGCCTTCGTCTACGACATCAGCAAGCAGCTGTCGGTGTTCGTAGGCCTGATCATCACCAACTGCATCATCATGGGGCGGGCCGAGGCCTTCGCCATGCAGAACAAGCCGTCCCTCTCGGTGATCGACGGTCTCGGCAACGGTCTGGGCTACGGCCTGATCCTGCTGGTGGTCGCGGCGTTCCGCGAGATCTTCGGTTCAGGCACGTTCTTCGGATACACGCTTCTCAAGCCCGTGACCGAAGGCGGTTGGTATGTCCCCAATGGCTTGATGGTTCTCGCCCCGGCGGCGTTCTTCCTGATCGGCGTCTTCATCTGGGTGATCCGCAGCTACAAACCCGAACAGGTGGAGGAGGAGTTCCATGTTGGAGCACTACTTGAGCCTGGCCACGAAGGCCACATTCGTTGAGAACATGGCCTTGGCCTACTTCCTCGGGATGTGCTCCTTCCTGGCCGTCTCGAAGAAGGTAGAAACAGCCGTAGGCCTCGGGATCGCCGTCATCTTCGTGTTGGCGGTCACGACCCCTCTGAATCAGCTCCTCGTCGAGGCGCTCCTGCAGCCCGGCTCGCTCGCCTGG includes these proteins:
- a CDS encoding Na(+)-translocating NADH-quinone reductase subunit A, whose translation is MHEIEKGLDLPISGSPIQRISGSASVDRVAVMADDFPGMKPAMRVNEGDTVKRGQVLFEDRKTPGVLHTAPGAGRVIAVNRGAKRALQSVVIALSEAERKGWPLVPEQESFSSYSPNAADSRDSIVALLVESGQWTALRRRPFAKVPNPSEVPHSVFVTAIDTNPLAPLPDVVIEKRREDFLRGLEIVAKLSPSKTYLCIGPNSDADEGVPEKITVERFTGPHPAGNAGMHIHTLDPVNREKCVWQIGYQDVIAIGHLFATGELDVTRVVSIGGPVVADPRLVEARLGASVDDLAGDEGNGQDVRTIAGSVWSGKTASGEVFGYLGRYHNQVSVLAEGRERVFLGWLTPGWNAFSSIPIYLSRMMKKKFDFTTTTNGSPRTMVPIGMYEQVMPMDILPTFLLRSLVVGDIEEAEKLGALELEEEDLALCSFVCPGKTDYGPLLRKNLEMIEKEG
- a CDS encoding NADH:ubiquinone reductase (Na(+)-transporting) subunit B → MKILRDLHDKADPLFAKGGPLEKLYPLWEAHDTAMFTPGEVTRTAPHVRDGLDLKRMMITVVVALVPCIVFAMYNTGYQAMLAISEGAAPLDDWRMAIYQGLGLSFDHTYPILCVIFGALYFLPVWIAGMIVGAVVEIGGAIIRGHEVNEGFLVTGMLLPLTLPPTIPLWMVVLGMAFGLIFGKEVFGGTGTNFLNPALTARAFLFFAYPAWMSGDAPWIAADFLSVDSFSGATWLAQAAVTPGALENASFADAFWGFVPGSMGETSAFGALLGMGILLVTRIGSWQTITGVTLGTIVMASMLNGIGSSTNPMFEVPFWWHMVLGGWAFGMVYMATDPVSSAFTSQGKFVYGLGIGVLVILIRVVNPAYPEGMMLAILFMNMFAPLCDHVVKNANVQRRLARSGA
- a CDS encoding Na(+)-translocating NADH-quinone reductase subunit C; the encoded protein is MEHSSRYIVGFAAAVCGVCSIFVATAAVSLKDRQELNAQLDVQKKVLELVGLMEPGASLETEEIQTLYRDSIEARVVNLATGSIVEDVDPALFDQRAAAADPDTSREAPPNQAKVRRVPEQGLVYLLREDGQIKTLVFPVEGKGLWSTLYGFLALESDARTVAGITFYEHGETPGLGGEVDNPRWKALWKGRKAFDEQWQVALKVKKGAAGPVEADPYQVDGLSGATITSRGVSGLVSFWLGREGYGSYLEQYRSERGI
- a CDS encoding NADH:ubiquinone reductase (Na(+)-transporting) subunit D, which translates into the protein MASESRDALLDPLFNNNPIALQVLGICSALAVTTKMETAFVMTLAVIFVLVFSNLSVSLIRNLIPSSIRIIVQLTIIASLVIIADQVLKAFVYDISKQLSVFVGLIITNCIIMGRAEAFAMQNKPSLSVIDGLGNGLGYGLILLVVAAFREIFGSGTFFGYTLLKPVTEGGWYVPNGLMVLAPAAFFLIGVFIWVIRSYKPEQVEEEFHVGALLEPGHEGHIR